One segment of Carya illinoinensis cultivar Pawnee chromosome 1, C.illinoinensisPawnee_v1, whole genome shotgun sequence DNA contains the following:
- the LOC122280813 gene encoding transcription factor MYB1-like yields the protein MGRNPCCSKEGLNRGAWTAMEDKILKEYVRIHGEGKWRSVPKRAGLKRCGKSCRLRWLNYLRPDIKRGNISNDEEELIIRLHKLLGNRWSLIAGRLPGRTDNEIKNYWNTNIGKKVQGHSDPTFKRRPSNQAQGNLIPAKESGSAAPPKAIMGSDVIRTKATRCTKVVLTSGPQDQSGDHDHQLDIKLHDLIEPSSTLGDHVDSADFSKFKLEENNSSNFLEDFEMDENFLSDFLDMDFSQLPCFENNEGDTIITNTGDKDQPSPTCNHQSTTTTLLVPEEEKMHGSDFQPMAPLTESELDWI from the exons ATGGGAAGGAATCCTTGTTGTTCAAAGGAGGGCTTGAACAGAGGAGCATGGACGGCTATGGAAGACAAAATACTCAAAGAATACGTCAGAATTCATGGCGAAGGAAAATGGAGAAGCGTTCCCAAAAGAGCAG GGCTTAAGAGATGTGGGAAGAGTTGCAGGCTAAGGTGGTTGAATTATCTGAGACCTGATATTAAGAGAGGCAACATATCCAATGACGAAGAGGAGCTCATTATCAGGCTTCACAAACTCTTAGGGAACAG ATGGTCTTTGATAGCTGGGCGGCTTCCAGGCCGAACAGACAATGAAATCAAAAACTACTGGAACACCAACATTGGAAAGAAAGTCCAAGGTCACTCAGACCCCACCTTCAAACGGAGACCATCAAATCAAGCACAAGGAAACCTAATTCCCGCTAAGGAATCTGGCTCAGCTGCTCCACCTAAAGCAATTATGGGCTCAGATGTCATACGTACCAAGGCAACAAGGTGTACCAAAGTTGTCCTCACCTCTGGACCACAAGATCAATCGGGCGATCATGATCATCAACTTGACATTAAGCTTCATGATTTGATTGAACCCAGCAGCACTTTAGGTGATCATGTCGACTCAGctgatttttcaaaattcaaattggaGGAAAATAATTCGTCAAACTTCCTGGAGGACTTTGAGATGGATGAAAATTTCCTATCAGATTTTCTCGACATGGATTTCTCGCAGCTTCCTTGTTTCGAAAATAACGAGGGGGACACTATTATTACTAACACCGGTGACAAAGACCAGCCATCACCAACATGTAATCATCAGAGTACTACTACTACCCTTTTGGTTCCTGAAGAAGAAAAGATGCATGGCTCGGATTTTCAGCCCATGGCTCCTCTGACTGAGTCTGAATTGGATTGGATCTAA